One region of Trichosurus vulpecula isolate mTriVul1 chromosome 1, mTriVul1.pri, whole genome shotgun sequence genomic DNA includes:
- the ADORA2A gene encoding adenosine receptor A2a, with amino-acid sequence MALSISWDAVYIVVEVVIAVLAVLGNVLVCWAVSMNTNLQNVTNYFVVSLAAADIAVGVLAIPFAITISTGFCAAFHGCLFIACFVLVLTQSSIFSLLAIAIDRYIAIRIPLRYNGLVTGTRAKGIIAICWVLSFIIGLTPMLGWSQCVEVAVAGNSSEPPHCGVGQMPCLFEAVVPMDYMVYYNFFACVLLPLLLMLAIYLRIFMAARRQLKQMESKPVAGERSRSTLQKEVHAAKSLAIIVGLFAICWLPLHIINCFTLFCEECPHAPPWLMYLAIVLSHTNSVVNPLIYAYRIREFRHTFRKILRSHVARASTPHSRDCSHGQERISLRLNGHGAGIWADGSTPRLGRAAASLEPEGGGSRDGRGCQDVELLSLELPGSHPTSPGLEGTPAAGIS; translated from the exons ATGGCTCTCTCCATCTCCTGGGATGCCGTCTACATCGTGGTGGAGGTGGTCATCGCGGTGCTGGCAGTCTTGGGCAACGTGCTGGTGTGCTGGGCCGTATCGATGAACACCAACCTGCAGAATGTCACCAACTACTTTGTGGTGTCCCTGGCGGCAGCCGACATCGCCGTGGGGGTGCTGGCCATCCCCTTCGCCATCACCATCAGCACCGGCTTCTGTGCGGCCTTTCACGGCTGCCTCTTCATCGCTTGCTTTGTGCTGGTCCTCACTCAGAGCTCCATCTTCAGCCTGTTGGCCATCGCCATCGACCGCTACATCGCCATCCGCATTCCCCTCAG gtACAACGGCCTGGTAACGGGCACGCGGGCCAAGGGCATCATCGCCATCTGCTGGGTGTTGTCCTTCATCATCGGCCTGACGCCCATGCTGGGCTGGAGCCAGTGCGTGGAGGTGGCCGTGGCGGGTAATAGCTCCGAGCCCCCACACTGCGGCGTGGGCCAGATGCCGTGCCTCTTCGAGGCGGTGGTCCCCATGGACTACATGGTGTACTACAACTTCTTTGCGTGCGTTCTGCTGCCCCTGTTGCTCATGCTGGCCATCTACCTGCGCATCTTCATGGCGGCCCGGCGCCAGCTGAAGCAGATGGAGAGCAAGCCGGTGGCGGGCGAGCGCTCGCGCTCCACGCTGCAGAAGGAGGTGCACGCGGCCAAGTCGCTGGCCATCATCGTGGGCCTCTTCGCTATCTGCTGGCTGCCCCTGCACATCATCAACTGTTTCACCCTCTTCTGCGAGGAGTGCCCGCACGCGCCGCCCTGGCTCATGTACCTGGCCATCGTCCTGTCCCACACCAACTCCGTGGTGAACCCCCTCATCTACGCCTACCGCATCCGCGAATTCCGACACACTTTCCGTAAGATCCTCCGCAGCCACGTTGCCCGGGCATCCACCCCGCACAGCCGGGACTGCAGCCACGGGCAGGAGCGCATCAGCCTCCGGCTCAACGGGCACGGCGCTGGCATCTGGGCCGATGGCAGCACGCCCCGCCTGGGCAGGGCGGCCGCCTCCCTGGAGCCGGAAGGCGGTGGCTCGAGAGATGGGCGTGGCTGCCAGGACGTGGAGCTCCTGAGCCTCGAGCTCCCCGGGTCGCATCCTACAAGCCCTGGCCTGGAGGGGACCCCAGCAGCCGGCATCTCCTGA